One Staphylococcus simiae genomic region harbors:
- the mecA gene encoding adaptor protein MecA produces the protein MRIERVDDTTVKLFITYSDIEARGYSREDLWTNRQRGEEFFWSVMDEVNEEEDFVVEGPLWIQVHAFEKGVEVVISKSKNDDVMSMTDDGNDQFDNQVQELLAKSLEDDDQIEELFEQRHKDKKEQASQRQKARRQANARTVIVKFNDLEDVIDFAYHSNPVTDDFEDLLYMIDSTYYYAVHFDDSVNQFVINDSYSQLLEYAFPTDKTEVYLNDYAKIIMSHNVASQVRRYFPDTIE, from the coding sequence ATGAGAATAGAACGTGTTGATGACACAACTGTAAAATTATTTATAACATATAGTGATATCGAAGCACGCGGATATAGTCGAGAAGATTTATGGACTAATCGTCAGCGTGGTGAAGAATTCTTTTGGTCAGTGATGGATGAAGTTAACGAAGAAGAAGATTTTGTTGTTGAAGGTCCATTATGGATACAAGTACATGCCTTTGAAAAAGGTGTCGAAGTTGTAATTTCTAAATCTAAAAATGATGATGTGATGAGTATGACTGATGATGGTAATGACCAATTCGATAACCAAGTTCAAGAGTTATTAGCCAAATCTTTAGAAGATGACGATCAAATAGAAGAGTTATTTGAGCAACGTCATAAAGATAAAAAAGAGCAAGCTTCTCAGCGTCAAAAAGCACGTAGACAAGCTAATGCTCGAACAGTGATTGTTAAATTTAATGACTTAGAAGACGTCATTGATTTTGCATACCATAGTAACCCAGTTACAGATGATTTCGAAGATTTACTATATATGATTGATTCAACTTATTATTATGCAGTACATTTTGATGATAGTGTAAATCAATTTGTTATTAATGATAGTTATAGTCAGTTGCTAGAATATGCATTCCCAACTGATAAAACTGAAGTTTACTTGAATGACTATGCAAAAATTATTATGAGTCATAATGTTGCATCACAAGTTAGACGTTATTTCCCTGATACCATAGAATAA
- a CDS encoding competence protein CoiA translates to MIIALNNDRRRTLAMHASKQERYICPVCLKPVILKKGLKYSAHFAHQSNQSKHCYANESVNHYYAKLLLAQYFSRLGYDVEIEPHLKVIRQVPDLIINKTNVIELQLSTISFTDIITRTRGLERLGYKVTWIVKDTDVINDKVKLSRFLTSFIQPHVRAMFTYNSNKRTFYLLSNLQHIGGQVFYCQKQSIRPHAILQNMTTSTAVPYKLSSKYIFNYLRRCRQQNSVLQPTLSAMYQLRLNDNDIVERFGYIFPQQLYIETHPIEWQLNWHLLANKQLLTNKDVLPIFKFRKFIYHNYCKNDIIDQCQQSYLDIINQRCKNVQILH, encoded by the coding sequence ATGATAATAGCATTGAATAACGATAGACGACGTACACTAGCTATGCATGCTTCTAAACAAGAAAGATACATTTGTCCTGTTTGTCTTAAACCAGTCATTTTAAAAAAGGGGTTAAAGTATAGTGCGCATTTCGCACATCAAAGTAATCAATCTAAGCACTGTTATGCTAATGAATCAGTTAATCATTATTATGCGAAACTATTACTCGCACAATATTTTAGTCGCTTGGGATATGACGTAGAAATTGAGCCACATTTAAAGGTTATTAGACAAGTGCCTGATTTAATTATTAACAAAACAAATGTGATTGAATTGCAATTATCGACGATATCATTTACGGATATCATAACTAGAACTAGAGGATTAGAACGATTAGGTTATAAAGTAACATGGATAGTAAAAGATACGGATGTCATTAATGACAAGGTTAAATTAAGTCGATTTTTAACATCATTTATTCAACCACATGTAAGAGCGATGTTCACTTATAATAGTAATAAAAGAACATTTTATTTATTATCGAATTTGCAACATATAGGCGGGCAAGTTTTTTACTGTCAAAAGCAAAGTATACGACCTCATGCGATTCTACAAAATATGACAACTTCAACAGCAGTTCCTTATAAATTATCATCAAAATATATATTCAATTATCTTCGTCGTTGTCGACAACAAAATTCAGTATTGCAGCCAACATTAAGTGCTATGTATCAACTAAGGTTAAATGACAATGATATTGTTGAAAGATTTGGCTATATTTTCCCACAGCAACTTTATATTGAAACTCACCCTATAGAATGGCAATTAAATTGGCACTTACTAGCTAATAAGCAACTGCTTACTAATAAAGATGTATTGCCAATATTTAAATTTAGAAAATTTATTTATCATAATTATTGTAAAAATGACATTATAGATCAATGTCAGCAAAGTTACTTAGATATTATTAATCAAAGGTGTAAAAACGTGCAAATTCTGCACTAA
- the pepF gene encoding oligoendopeptidase F, with protein MSQQLTREEQERKYPEYTWDLSTIFEDDQAYEQAFKEVENELGKEQQFKGHLGDDAETLYQALKLEDEIGTKLEKVYVYAHLKQDQDTTNDKYIGMESNAHQLIIKFSSAWSFLVPEILQIDEAKIQEFIQSNEQLQQYAFDLKLINEKRPHILDADTEKLLTEAQDALSTPSNVYGMFSNADLEFEDAIDNDGHAHPLTQGTFIKYLESDDRVLRESAFRNVYKAYGAHNNTLGATLAGEVKKNVFNARTHNYKSARQRALSNNHIPEEVYDNLVSTVHKYLPLLHRYTELRKELLGIDDLKMYDLYTPLVKDIQFNMPYEEAKEWMLKALEPMGEEYLEVVKEGLDNRWVDVYENKGKRSGGYSSGAHLTNPFILLNWSNTISDLYTLVHEFGHSAHSYFSRKFQPSNLSDYTIFVAEVASTCNEALLSDYMDKHLDDDKRLLLLNQELERFRATLFRQTMFAEFEHKIHQIEENGEPLTPTRMNDEYAKLNKLYFGDAVDTDEEISKEWSRIPHFYMNYYVYQYATGYSAAQSLSHQILTEGKPAVERYINEFLKKGSSNYPIEILKNAGVDMTTPEPIEQACEVFEQKLDAFEKLMKA; from the coding sequence ATGAGTCAACAATTAACTAGAGAAGAACAGGAACGTAAATATCCTGAATATACTTGGGACTTATCAACAATATTTGAAGATGATCAAGCGTATGAACAAGCGTTCAAGGAAGTTGAAAATGAATTAGGTAAAGAACAACAATTTAAAGGTCACTTGGGCGATGATGCTGAGACATTATATCAAGCATTAAAATTAGAAGATGAAATTGGTACTAAACTAGAGAAAGTTTATGTATACGCACATCTCAAACAAGATCAAGACACTACCAATGATAAATATATTGGCATGGAGTCAAATGCACATCAACTCATTATAAAATTTAGTTCAGCATGGAGCTTCTTAGTACCTGAAATATTACAAATAGATGAAGCTAAAATTCAAGAATTTATACAATCAAATGAACAGTTACAACAATATGCTTTTGATTTGAAATTAATTAATGAAAAAAGACCGCATATATTAGATGCTGATACTGAAAAGCTATTAACAGAGGCTCAAGATGCATTGTCTACACCTTCAAATGTATATGGCATGTTTAGTAATGCTGATTTAGAATTTGAAGATGCCATTGACAATGATGGTCATGCACATCCATTAACGCAGGGCACATTTATTAAATATTTAGAATCAGATGATAGAGTATTAAGAGAAAGTGCTTTTAGAAATGTATATAAAGCATACGGTGCGCACAATAATACGTTAGGTGCTACTTTAGCTGGTGAGGTTAAGAAAAATGTCTTTAATGCGCGTACACATAACTATAAAAGTGCTAGACAACGTGCTTTAAGTAATAATCATATTCCAGAAGAAGTTTATGATAATTTAGTGTCAACAGTTCATAAATATCTGCCATTACTACATCGTTACACTGAATTACGTAAAGAACTTTTAGGTATTGATGATTTAAAAATGTATGATCTCTATACACCATTAGTAAAAGACATTCAATTTAATATGCCGTATGAAGAAGCAAAAGAATGGATGTTAAAAGCTTTAGAACCAATGGGAGAAGAATATTTAGAAGTCGTCAAAGAAGGTTTGGATAATCGTTGGGTCGACGTTTATGAAAATAAAGGTAAACGTTCAGGTGGCTATTCTTCAGGTGCTCATTTAACTAATCCATTCATTCTACTGAATTGGTCTAATACAATTTCAGATTTATATACATTAGTTCATGAATTTGGACATTCAGCTCATAGTTACTTCAGCAGAAAGTTCCAACCGTCAAATCTAAGTGATTATACAATATTTGTTGCGGAAGTGGCTTCAACATGTAATGAAGCTTTGCTTAGTGATTATATGGATAAACATTTAGATGATGATAAACGATTATTACTATTAAATCAGGAATTAGAACGTTTTAGAGCTACATTATTCCGTCAAACGATGTTTGCAGAATTTGAACATAAAATTCATCAAATTGAAGAAAACGGCGAACCATTAACGCCAACTCGTATGAATGATGAATATGCAAAATTAAATAAACTATACTTTGGCGATGCAGTTGATACTGACGAGGAAATCAGCAAAGAATGGTCACGTATTCCACATTTTTATATGAATTATTATGTATATCAATACGCTACTGGTTATAGTGCTGCACAAAGCTTAAGTCATCAAATTTTGACAGAAGGTAAGCCAGCAGTTGAAAGATATATTAATGAATTCTTGAAAAAAGGTAGTTCAAATTATCCTATTGAAATACTAAAAAATGCTGGAGTAGATATGACAACACCAGAACCAATTGAACAAGCATGTGAAGTATTTGAGCAGAAATTAGATGCATTTGAAAAATTAATGAAAGCTTAA
- the spxA gene encoding transcriptional regulator SpxA, giving the protein MVTLFTSPSCTSCRKAKAWLQEHDIPYTERNIFSEHLTIDEIKQILKMTEDGTDEIISTRSKTYQKLNVDIDSLPLQDLYSIIQDNPGLLRRPIILDDKRLQVGYNEDEIRRFLPRKVRTFQLQEAQRMVD; this is encoded by the coding sequence ATGGTAACATTATTTACTTCACCAAGTTGCACATCTTGCCGTAAAGCGAAAGCATGGTTACAAGAACATGACATTCCGTATACGGAGCGTAATATTTTTTCTGAACATTTAACAATTGACGAAATTAAACAAATATTAAAAATGACTGAAGATGGTACTGATGAAATTATTTCTACACGTTCTAAAACGTACCAAAAATTAAATGTAGATATTGATTCATTACCTTTACAAGATTTGTATTCAATCATTCAAGATAATCCTGGATTGTTACGTCGTCCAATTATTTTAGACGATAAACGTTTACAAGTTGGATATAACGAGGACGAAATTAGACGTTTCTTACCAAGAAAAGTTCGTACGTTCCAATTACAAGAAGCACAACGTATGGTTGACTAA